The following coding sequences lie in one Scatophagus argus isolate fScaArg1 chromosome 9, fScaArg1.pri, whole genome shotgun sequence genomic window:
- the si:ch211-197h24.6 gene encoding uncharacterized protein si:ch211-197h24.6 isoform X1, protein MILHRTAFRIVCSICIQASGSSLRTCAQRNSLFALNISEKKMEAQASDNQPPPNNGQPNHKRNTRRKQPQHSADIVFTKGASLQTMPSLSKLLKLVTECIIGLQYVWEYRSPSKSVPPHYQCKLCAVSRLQHDMLAHVKGWKHCFRYLKKVHPDKVTHEEEEALKDPAVRKTIKEVAAEVEKTEGRGQLKVILKEPCEVPAFKGLRSAAPKAKPLPAPGMGPTGPPFGPRFSDPRFPGEFPPHGDPLSDYPVGEFGGPGFGGYSTRQDFLEPGMGHHLSGDSFGPGGGRDGFGRSGLLEEIPNRMYPDEYRGSQMGSNLMDRPMDKPPERPGLMGPAPESSSLPNTLLTYLDTFRIENESDAQLVLKVTQKLTDVLMEYRLRSVSTGSSLNSLSVSSTSFSSTSSRFPSSNTRYSNSLSGPPRYSDGPARYYK, encoded by the exons ATGATTCTCCATCGAACCGCTTTCCGCATTGTTTGCTCTATTTGCATCCAAGCTAGTGGTTCGTCCTTACGAACTTGTGCTCAAAGGAATTCTCTGTTTGCATTAAATATTTCGGAGAAG aaaatggagGCTCAGGCTTCAGACAACCAGCCGCCACCAAACAATGGACAACCGAATCATAAGAGAAATACCAGG AGAAAGCAGCCCCAGCATTCTGCTGATATAG TGTTCACCAAAGGGGCATCTCTTCAGACTATGCCTTCTCTCAGCAAACTGTTGAAGCTGGTCACAGAGTGTATCATTG GTCTTCAGTATGTGTGGGAGTACCGCAGCCCAAGTAAATCTGTCCCACCACACTACCAGTGCAAACTTTGTGCTGTCTCCCGTTTGCAGCATGATATGCTTGCCCACGTGAAGGGCTGGAAACATTGTTTCAGATATTTG AAAAAGGTACACCCTGACAAGGTCACccatgaagaggaagaggcctTAAAAGACCCTGCTGTAAGAAAGACAATTAAAGAGGTTGCAGCTGAGGTGGAGaagacagaggggaggggaCAACTCAAG GTGATCCTGAAGGAGCCCTGTGAAGTACCTGCTTTTAAAGGACTCC GTTCTGCTGCTCCTAAAGCTAAACCTCTACCAGCACCAGGGATGGGACCAACAGGACCACCTTTTg GTCCCAGGTTCTCTGACCCGAGGTTTCCAGGAGAGTTTCCTCCTCATGGTGATCCTCTTTCTGACTATCCAGTGGGAGAGTTTGGGGGGCCTGGCTTTGGAGGTTACTCAACCAGGCAAGATTTCCTTGAGCCTGGTATGGGTCACCACCTATCTGGAGATAGTTTTGGACCAGGTGGTGGAAGAGATGGCTTTGGAAGGAGTGGACTACTGGAGGAGATACCGAACAGAATGTATCCTGATGAGTACCGGGGTAGCCAGATGGGCAGTAATTTAATGGACAGGCCAATGGACAAGCCACCGGAGAGACCAGGCTTGATGGGACCAGCCCCAGAAAGTAGCAGCCTTCCTAATACACTTCTCACGTACTTG gaTACTTTCCGGATAGAGAATGAGAGTGATGCTCAGCTTGTGCTGAAGGTGACACAAAAACTAACAGATGTGTTGATGGAGTACAGACTGAGGAGTGTATCCACG GGTTCTAGTCTGAATAGTTTATCAGTGAGCTCCACAAGCTTCTCCTCTACATCCTCCAGATTTCCGAGCAGTAACACCCGATACTCAAATAGTCTCTCAG gtccACCCAGATACTCTGATGGTCCAGCCAGGTATTACAAATGA
- the si:ch211-197h24.6 gene encoding uncharacterized protein si:ch211-197h24.6 isoform X2 yields the protein MPSLSKLLKLVTECIIGLQYVWEYRSPSKSVPPHYQCKLCAVSRLQHDMLAHVKGWKHCFRYLKKVHPDKVTHEEEEALKDPAVRKTIKEVAAEVEKTEGRGQLKVILKEPCEVPAFKGLRSAAPKAKPLPAPGMGPTGPPFGPRFSDPRFPGEFPPHGDPLSDYPVGEFGGPGFGGYSTRQDFLEPGMGHHLSGDSFGPGGGRDGFGRSGLLEEIPNRMYPDEYRGSQMGSNLMDRPMDKPPERPGLMGPAPESSSLPNTLLTYLDTFRIENESDAQLVLKVTQKLTDVLMEYRLRSVSTGSSLNSLSVSSTSFSSTSSRFPSSNTRYSNSLSGPPRYSDGPARYYK from the exons ATGCCTTCTCTCAGCAAACTGTTGAAGCTGGTCACAGAGTGTATCATTG GTCTTCAGTATGTGTGGGAGTACCGCAGCCCAAGTAAATCTGTCCCACCACACTACCAGTGCAAACTTTGTGCTGTCTCCCGTTTGCAGCATGATATGCTTGCCCACGTGAAGGGCTGGAAACATTGTTTCAGATATTTG AAAAAGGTACACCCTGACAAGGTCACccatgaagaggaagaggcctTAAAAGACCCTGCTGTAAGAAAGACAATTAAAGAGGTTGCAGCTGAGGTGGAGaagacagaggggaggggaCAACTCAAG GTGATCCTGAAGGAGCCCTGTGAAGTACCTGCTTTTAAAGGACTCC GTTCTGCTGCTCCTAAAGCTAAACCTCTACCAGCACCAGGGATGGGACCAACAGGACCACCTTTTg GTCCCAGGTTCTCTGACCCGAGGTTTCCAGGAGAGTTTCCTCCTCATGGTGATCCTCTTTCTGACTATCCAGTGGGAGAGTTTGGGGGGCCTGGCTTTGGAGGTTACTCAACCAGGCAAGATTTCCTTGAGCCTGGTATGGGTCACCACCTATCTGGAGATAGTTTTGGACCAGGTGGTGGAAGAGATGGCTTTGGAAGGAGTGGACTACTGGAGGAGATACCGAACAGAATGTATCCTGATGAGTACCGGGGTAGCCAGATGGGCAGTAATTTAATGGACAGGCCAATGGACAAGCCACCGGAGAGACCAGGCTTGATGGGACCAGCCCCAGAAAGTAGCAGCCTTCCTAATACACTTCTCACGTACTTG gaTACTTTCCGGATAGAGAATGAGAGTGATGCTCAGCTTGTGCTGAAGGTGACACAAAAACTAACAGATGTGTTGATGGAGTACAGACTGAGGAGTGTATCCACG GGTTCTAGTCTGAATAGTTTATCAGTGAGCTCCACAAGCTTCTCCTCTACATCCTCCAGATTTCCGAGCAGTAACACCCGATACTCAAATAGTCTCTCAG gtccACCCAGATACTCTGATGGTCCAGCCAGGTATTACAAATGA
- the rbm12ba gene encoding RNA binding motif protein 12Ba — protein sequence MAIILRLQGLDVKAGIEDIRALFKCLHIPDGGVYIVGGSLREAFIAFATERDAQLAMQYSGTFLKGSKVILHKSSMGELEHKLKSLLKRKKPSPTPPTLKKARPSPATNLQPLNAATHFSGTPDLQPTTASRHDPRTVQPLCPNLQPSNSLDSSTAFLLGVCTVLQGLQSSHQRENGELLPKLDFLTTNSTVLSTGVRAPEQTLNSKPGYVRVFGMPTSVTKEVICRFFKGLTVQEAIVNIKLGHGTGCLVKFASEQEACDAFLFNKQSLGLGCVEIRGATEKMWTSALQECDNTSNMEESMNKKSPLRETANHKQQSTALLIKKLSVNRMPSEPPKKAKSNGDTTPLSPTVDYTVMVRNLPKTMTKTEIKELLGCPNIAHKNVLHLLDKEGNRTDTAFINFNCTEDYEYAMNLSGCHVGSGAIEVSSITKITMRDMMAKTHFRNLESNTKKKPNRKRRPHPVKTPEAQSTDMDPAAPVRQEHARRCIRKTNKGPFLQLQT from the coding sequence ATGGCCATAATCCTGCGATTGCAAGGGCTTGATGTGAAGGCGGGTATTGAAGATATACGGGCATTGTTTAAATGCCTTCACATACCTGACGGTGGAGTGTACATAGTGGGAGGAAGTCTTAGAGAGGCTTTTATTGCGTTTGCTACTGAGAGAGATGCCCAGCTTGCCATGCAGTACTCTGGCACATTCCTCAAAGGTTCAAAGGTGATTCTTCACAAAAGCAGCATGGGAGAGCTGGAGCACAAACTAAAGTCATtgttaaagagaaagaaacccTCCCCCACACCACCTACTTTGAAGAAGGCTCGCCCATCTCCAGCTACAAATCTGCAGCCTCTGAATGCAGCCACTCATTTTTCTGGCACTCCTGATCTACAACCTACTACTGCTTCGAGACATGATCCCAGAACTGTACAGCCTCTCTGTCCCAATCTGCAACCCTCAAATTCCCTTGATTCCAGTACCGCATTTCTTCTTGGGGTTTGTACTGTCCTCCAGGGTCTTCAGTCATCCCATCAAAGAGAAAATGGTGAGCTCTTGCCAAAACTGGATTTCCTCACGACTAACAGCACAGTTCTGTCTACTGGGGTGAGGGCACCAGAGCAAACTCTGAACTCAAAGCCAGGCTATGTCAGAGTCTTTGGTATGCCAACCTCGGTTACAAAAGAAGTCATCTGCCGGTTTTTCAAAGGGTTGACTGTACAGGAAGCCATAGTGAATATCAAGTTGGGACACGGCACTGGCTGCCTTGTGAAGTTTGCAAGCGAGCAAGAAGCATGTGATGCTTTTCTCTTCAACAAACAGTCACTGGGCCTTGGTTGTGTGGAGATTCGTGGAGCAACTGAGAAGATGTGGACCAGTGCACTTCAAGAATGTGACAATACTTCTAATATGGAGGAGAGCATGAACAAGAAAAGCCCTCTTAGAGAAACTgcaaaccacaaacaacaaTCAACTGCGCTGTTGATCAAGAAGCTATCTGTCAACCGGATGCCATCTGAACCaccaaaaaaggcaaaatcGAATGGTGACACAACTCCCTTGTCACCAACTGTGGACTACACTGTTATGGTCAGAAATCTCCccaaaacaatgacaaagactgaaataaaagaatTGCTTGGATGTCCAAACATTGCACACAAAAATGTACTGCACTTGCTTGACAAGGAAGGCAACAGAACAGACACggcttttattaattttaactGCACTGAGGATTACGAATATGCAATGAATCTCAGTGGCTGCCATGTTGGCTCCGGTGCCATTGAGGTCTCATCAATCACCAAGATAACGATGAGAGACATGATGGCCAAAACTCATTTCAGGAATCTTGagtcaaacacaaagaagaaaccGAATCGAAAGAGGAGACCCCATCCAGTTAAGACACCTGAAGCACAGAGCACAGACATGGACCCAGCAGCTCCTGTTCGTCAGGAACATGCCCGCAGATGTatcagaaagacaaataaagggCCTTTTCTGCAACTACAGACTTGA